aaaaaaataatccaGCAAGCTGTTCAAAACAAGAAGAAAATCAATGTAACTGAAGCTATAATGGGTGAAGTAATGAATTTATTCTCTGGCAATATCAGTTCTGGTAAGCAAAGTTCCACAATGGGTTGTATAATAAAAGGACTATTATTATACAGTTTGTACCTGTAGGAAGGCAATTCCAAATGCAACCCCAGCAATAATTCCCATATTTGTCTCCATGAAGCTTGTCACCAACTCATAGCAGCCCTGTTAATTAAATCAATGAACAAATAAATTAAGAGTTTCCATTTTAATCCATCCACTAATATATTTACTCTGTTCTATTAATGTAAAAATACAGTATATCATTGGACCATATTTTTCTTTTTGATAcatgtggatttttttttcaaatcttcACCCAGTTTACTTCTGCAATCTGTAGAGGATGGAACATGCATAGCAGTTGTTATCTGGTTCCACTGACCCCTACATAAAAGGAGGAGATAATCTGGTCCATTGTGGCTATGCCAACTATTTAATGGAATTGTCCATTTATTGTCACAAATGAATGTTTCCCCAGTAGTTCTGTAATTTAATTCATGTACACTATCTACTTTCCTTCAGAAGTTATTATCGAAACTGAGACTGTATATCTCTGATATTAGATTTGGTGCCTTCAAGTCTGCCAGACTCATGTTGCACCAGGATGCTCCTAGTCCATCACAGCATCAAGGGAATCGTGACTATTTGCAACTCAATCTGCTCTCAAGAAGTGCCAAACTTTTGAATAGTTCCGTGTCCACACTTTCCTGGGGTAAAGAGTTACGAAGGTTTACTACCCATTCACTCACAAAGTAAATCAGCTCTTATTCTGACACTGTGACCTTTGATTTGGGACTCCACAACCACAGGATAAAGACTCGTCAAACTCCTTAAAATTGTGTCAATGAATTCATTCTTCTGAAGTCCTGGAGTGCATAGGCTAATCCATTCAATTTTAACTCATAGGATATTCCTCTGTCTCTGTTTCTGAGTATTCTTTCCTCCTGGAACCAGACAAAAACTGATTAATTCATAACTTTGCATTTGAGGTTTTGTAGATTGACCATTTTGTTTGTGGAAAATACATGACTACATGGTTAATTGCAAAGTGATCTCTGGAAtccagaggcagaggaatgaaatacGATCAGAAGTTCCTAGCATCTTTTGTCGATTCTAAACTAATGGGGTATTACATAAAAAAAGCTAATACAGTTAATTgtgccattggttaattgggacaatctcttatttgggacaactcttaaagaacaaaaactaatcctcccgggagggggagaagatggcTGCGCGACGACAgcacgcgcggccacttcggcgatgaatatctgttatttgtcaagtaggggaccatgcacaatcctgatttgatggagacagacatgagagcacagcggaacatctggaaaacttctgaaatgcctgctttgttaccgctgctactgtgtggtaactggaatctctggagctgaaggcatcaaaatcctcggctttgagtgtttcagcggctggggagaggttgaaggcgctcgggaggctgtatcggagaggctgctcggaagctcagagttttcggacggatggactcagggtcggctggggtcggccgcttccaaggtatcggcaagttgacggtgcctggaggtttatggcagggagtttctcccttttgccgcttgctatcggggactcgggggtcgatcgactcgggactttgagactattttttttactgtgcctatggtctgttctttatcaaattacggtattgctttgcactgatgtaactatatgttataattatgtggttttgtcagtgttagtctttggtctgtcttgttttctgtgatatcactccggagaaacattgtatcatttcttaatgcatgtatgcatttctaaatgacaataaaagaggactgagtgttctcataatctaatctaatcaaagaATATCCgggatttcctttgtttattttagACACCATGCcatttaattggggcaggagattgctgccaaacagtttctaactaacgtCCAacacgtgcacttgtgtggccatcagaTACCACACCTTGCTTAGAGTGAACGGTTTTTAAGTGTCAGTTTTGTGGGCTTGTGTTCAACAATCAGTGGCTTTGTCACTGAGAGTTGGccagaaataagcagcaagacaattcagatcaGTTTTGCTCATGACAGTTTCAGGCAatcaggcttggaaatgccagaaactgACAAGAGCAAAAATGAAACGAGTTCACTACTTCACCACGTAAGGAACTattaagaatttgaaggtatcgacaataatcttgaatgttacaatgaaaacgaagatttggaggatgcaattgttgaaaATTGTTTGAAGACCGTCCGTTATCTGCATTAGGTGTCtctgctaattttgttcatttacagtcaaaggaACATGGCAGCATAactcctctgtcgataactataaGGAATTAATACATTTCTATAGTACTTAAGTAGTATTGATAGCTTTCTAATTTCATTTAAATGGACAATTTGCTACTCAGTTAGatggcagtttgtcttttttatacccttTTAACGATTTTCATGAAcatttggctaattggggcaaccaCTTAAATGGGCCAAATTGTACTGGTTCCAATACATCCCTACATGTCTCCCTGTAGTTTTTCAACCTTATCACAGCCAATTATATACCTGCTGATAGACTTTGGTGGCAGCAATAGTCATGTTCCGTAAATCCTGTGGGTTACAGTCACTGCTCTTTATACAGCAACTGCGAGGAAAGCCATGCTCAGGCCAATAGGTGCTTGTGCTCCAGTTTGTATAGTTCTGTACACCGCAGCAGTGCAGCTGGAAAAGACAAACAAGTATGAATTTGTCATTGTTGAACTCAGGGAAATaatcaaggaaaaaaaaaagtgGTCAGAAAACctgaatacataatatagaaaacttaacactttacagcagtcttaaagaggaagaaagatgttttagcataaccagagacaccacacaccccggccactccctaTTTGAGCCACTGCCGTCCAGccaaaggttcaggacactaaaagccagaacaaatagactgaggaacagcttctatcccagagctgtggcccccatcacaccactcccacagaacaatgactgaaactgtgagcacacatatgcacacacaaggattcaaatacttgcactaacggcacttggtgcattactgtgatactctggtgctgctgcaacttattttctgctacttatctatttaatactgttttttctattactgtcttgtttttatctactgctttatttaattgcctgagaggaagccaaacagagtttcattgtaactatgtataatgacaataaagatcattcaattcaattcaattcttaaATGCAGTGCAATCATGAAGTTTCATCATGGCAAGCAGCCCATAAATGAATGAACTAGCATTATatcagagaatcagaatcagaattaggctttATTATCTGACCtacgctgtgaaatttgttgttttgtggcagtggtagTACAGTGCCAGAGGAAAAAGATAGTGTAAAAgacaaatagtgaggtaatgttcatgggccattctgaaatctgatggcaaaaacTATTCCAAAAACGTTGGGAGTAGGTCTTCTGTCCTCCTCCCTAGTGGTAGTAACACAAAAATGGAATGTCATGGATGGAGAGGCTCTTTAATGATGACACCTTCTTCGGGtattgcttcttgaagatgtcctcgatggtgggaaagATTGTGCCCATGAAAAAAGTGCCCAAGCCTACAATGCTCTCCTGCCTCTTGCAATCCTATGTATTGGAGACTTCACACCAAGCTGGGATGCAAACATTTAAAATACTCTCCATATCTGTACAAATTTGCAGATTACAACAtctgctcaaactcctaaagaagtgcagccactggcatgccttcttcctgAATGCATCATTGTGTTGGACCCAAGGCAGATCCCCAAGATGTTGGCATCCAGgatacttgaagctgctcactctttccagcaACCTCACAATCAATCAGCCAATCTATCGCACTCCTGTATACCTCTTCAttgccatctgaggttctgctggcAATGGTGATGACTcaatgaatttatagatggtgtttcagttgtgcttagccacacagtcatgattaTAGAGACTGGGAGATATATGTATCCTCATACTTTCATTTCCTACTGCTTAACATGGCGTATCAATTCTTTTGTCCCAATTATGGCTCAGCTATGTTATAACAATATCTTTATTTTAATTATGCTAAGCAACTGCGATTACCACAGAGGTTTGCCAGAAATAGATTTATCTCAAAAATAAATgccaaaacaaaggagcagagatGAGCAGTGGTAAGATCCAAGCTATAACCATGTCAGCACTCTGGTGTCATATTTTATAAACTCTGCCTACTTATTGTAGTCAGTTGATTGGAAAAAAGAAATGAATTTGACATAGATAACTGATATACTTACACTATTCTGCACATCATCAACAGCATGGctctgctcatcctttccattgTAGTTATGAACAGCATCGGTGTAGGTCTTGAGAAAAATATCTTTGATCTGCAGAAAGACAAGAACAAGTTATATTGTTTGGACGAAGGACAAAAAATGCTGCTGAAATTACTTTTATACTATCACTTGCATAATGTAATATCCCAAACAACTTGAAAACCAGATCAGGAGGTAACCATGAATGAGAAATGCAATTAGAATTTCAACTTTCTCAGACTCTTTGTCAGACCTTTgccctgaaatgttaattgtgcTTCTCTTTACACAGGTGCTCCCCCGACTACGAAACCATTCTGTAGATGGATCAGGTGCTCGAAGGGGAGAGGGAAACGTTAGTAAATATGATATAAAACTCGGACAAAGAATTTATAGCAAGGATTTTGAAGATCAGTATATATTTTAATGGAAGAGAATTGAAGAATTGAGTAATACAAGGATCTAGAAACACTAACCAAGATAATGAAgtgatggtgggggagagggtaAGCTAAAGAAGAAAAGGTGAGAGCACTAACAAAGAAAAACGTGCATGTAAAGAATGTAAccatatcaacacacacaaaatgctggaagaactcagctggtcaggctacatctatgaaaaagagtaaatagtcaacgttttgggccgaaatccttcttcaggtcctgaagaaaggacttggcccaaaacattaactgttcattcttttcctttggtgctgcctgacctgctgggttcctccaaacTTTTGTGTAcagtgctctggatttccagcatctgcagatgttctcacgTGAGTGTAACCATTACGTATTCATTCTGTTTAGAGGCAATGGAAAAACATCTCAGTTCACAAATTGTCGTTTGTCTAAATTCCAGTGCAGCTATAGTACATATTTTTTGTTACGCTTATACCCTTTTTTGGCCACTGCAGCTTTGAAGCTTCATTCTACTTTCCAATTTCATATGTTGCTAATTTTCTATGAATAGAGTGGTAGGAATCTTACTCCAGGAATAATATATTGGGGTATATTTTTACCTTTTACTGTTTACCATTGTGGAATAATGTTTTCATAAATCATTCTTTCCCTCACCCTGCACTGCTGTTTAGAGCATGGATACTCCAAACCAACACAGCTCTGCACTGACTTATGCAGCACCTTGGTGGATGAAAAACACTAGTTTTGAATATAGCAGAGTCACATGAATCAAAGCAAAGGATAAATTATTTTGTGGTTCTAATTAAAATAACATTGCATAAGTAGTATGTGGGACTGTAACAAGTTAGCCCTTGCTGGCTTTTGTGTTTGAGTGCAATCTTTCTTCATCTGCATCAGTTTAACCCCTACTCCCTCCTATACCTGACCAATCTCCCTTTAAATGCATCAACACTATTTGTTTCAGCCATTCCCTGTTGTAGAATGATGCCCATCCTTACCACCCCTGATGTAAACATGTTTCTTCTTAATTCCTTATTGGATTTCATGGTGACCGTCTCATGTTGGTGGTCTCCATTACAAGTTGAAACATTGTCTCTCTACGCAGCCTAATAGAGATTTGTAAAAGTAATTTTACAAAGCTCTGTTAGGTCTCCCCTTAGCCTTCTATTCTCAAGTCTCAGTTTGTCCATCTTTTCCTGAAATATACACCCTAGCATTTTAGTATCATCTTTGGAAACTTGCACCTTTTCTACTTTCTTCATACCCTTTTTTGTGAAATGGTAACCAAAACCGTGTGCAGTGATCTATGTATGGAATAATTAGTTCCATGTTGATGTAGAACGACTTTTCCACTTTTTAATGGTAGAATGAACTACTTTTTATTGTAGAGCCTAACTCCCGACATAATTTGAAGTAGGACCTCTTCAGAGTTCCAACATGGGTCTTGACAACTGAATTTACTCCCTCCCTTCTCAAACTCCTCACCAGCTGTTGTGCCCTTATTGTGAAACTGTGTCCATCATGCCCTTTGGGGTTCCCTTTCTTAGCTGTAGAGGGAACCACAACCTCCCTAGTTAAAGCAACTCTATCACTAATACATTGCTATTCTGCTCTTCATGACTTCCCTCACTCACTATCCTGCCATCACCCTTGGACATGCTACTCAGTTGCTAGATCTGCATTTATATATCCGGCCTTTAATTCCTCTTTTTATTCTGAAGAACAAGAGGTACAATGTACTTGTTAGCCAAGGCAGAAATCTGTTTGAATTCCGACTCCGGCTCTTGCAAATTATTTGAGCTGGCTCCCTGAGATTCACACACTACTCTGCAGGAATTTGTGCTTTTCTTTGGGATATGACTATATTGAGCATAAAGCTGTCCATTAATGTCACACGATCCCTTCTGTATCAAAGTGAGATGTAAATGTTAATGTATTTGCTCTGGACAGTCCTATCTTAACTGACAATTGCATTTATTTAATTAGTTAAAGTTGTTATTCAATAGCTAACACAACCAGTTCTAGCAAGCCATCCAATTAATGATACAGCTGCCACCAATACGAAACATATTGAACATTAAGAAACACCAAGAAAGAGGTTACATTAAATTAAATGCTAAATGCTAACTGCAAATCCTACATAAATTCTAGAAAGAGAGCAACCCTTAAATCTTCTCAGTTCACTAAAATCCCAAGTCGGGTAGTCTAAGGAAGCAGTGCTCTTTGCGTCTTCAACATACACCTACCTCATGTCGAAATACAAATCCAGAGATGCCAGCAACCAGTTCTGCCAAGAACACCAGGGATAGAAACATGGCAtactgaaaacagagaagtgttaATGTTAGTTATATTTAAGGTCACTGAGGTAATAAAcccagaaatatagaaacatagaaaacatatagcacaatacaggccctccggcccacaaagctgtgccgaacatgttcttaccttagaactacctaggctttacccatagccctctatttttctaacctccatgtatccatccaggagtctcttaaaagactctatcgtttccgcctccgccgccagcagcccattccatgtactcaccactctctgcgtaaaaaacttacccctgacatctcctctgtacctact
This genomic stretch from Mobula birostris isolate sMobBir1 chromosome 6, sMobBir1.hap1, whole genome shotgun sequence harbors:
- the tspan7 gene encoding tetraspanin-7, which codes for MASRRMETKPVITCLKTLLIIYSFVFWITGVVLLAVGVWGKLTLGTYISLVAENSTNAPYVLIGTGTTIVVFGLFGCFATCRGSPWMLKLYAMFLSLVFLAELVAGISGFVFRHEIKDIFLKTYTDAVHNYNGKDEQSHAVDDVQNSLHCCGVQNYTNWSTSTYWPEHGFPRSCCIKSSDCNPQDLRNMTIAATKVYQQGCYELVTSFMETNMGIIAGVAFGIAFLQLIGMLLACCLSRFITANQYEMV